Proteins from a single region of Patescibacteria group bacterium:
- the rpsJ gene encoding 30S ribosomal protein S10, protein MVNEEKTKKKIQIVQPTKEANYKPRIRIKVKSYDHRVIDEAIKNIVETIKRSGASVVGPIPLPTEIRKYTVLRSTFVHKDSRDQFETRVHKRLIDIVDFTPKTIELITSLNLPAGVDIEIKSL, encoded by the coding sequence ATGGTTAACGAAGAAAAGACCAAAAAGAAAATCCAGATAGTTCAACCCACTAAAGAGGCTAATTATAAGCCGAGGATTCGCATTAAAGTAAAATCGTATGACCACAGGGTTATTGATGAAGCCATAAAAAATATTGTGGAAACAATAAAACGATCAGGAGCGAGCGTAGTTGGACCAATACCTTTGCCAACGGAAATAAGAAAATATACAGTATTGCGTTCGACTTTCGTCCATAAAGATTCACGCGATCAATTCGAAACCAGAGTTCACAAGCGTTTAATAGATATCGTTGACTTTACTCCAAAGACAATCGAACTCATCACGAGCTTGAATTTGCCTGCTGGAGTCGACATCGAGATTAAATCTCTATAA
- the rplC gene encoding 50S ribosomal protein L3, with translation MAFLLGKKIGLTQIFRNDEVVPVTILQAGPCYVLQIKNKEKDGYEAIQIGYQKITKAKRITKAMKGKEYRFIKEFKPQGVEYKVGDEIKVDIFKTDQKINISGITKGHGFTGVVARHGFHGHNTTHGTKDQERMPGSIGSTAAQRVLKGRRMAGRMGAERATIKNLQIIEIQPDKNLLLVKGAVPGANHGLIEIKA, from the coding sequence ATGGCCTTTTTACTAGGTAAAAAAATTGGTTTAACGCAGATTTTTAGAAACGATGAAGTCGTTCCGGTTACTATACTTCAAGCCGGGCCGTGTTATGTTTTACAGATAAAGAACAAAGAAAAAGACGGTTATGAGGCGATTCAGATTGGTTATCAGAAGATTACTAAAGCCAAAAGAATCACCAAAGCAATGAAAGGCAAAGAATATCGCTTTATTAAGGAATTTAAACCGCAAGGAGTAGAATATAAGGTGGGCGATGAAATTAAAGTTGATATTTTCAAAACAGATCAAAAAATAAATATTAGCGGAATAACCAAGGGCCATGGATTCACGGGCGTAGTTGCTCGCCATGGCTTTCATGGTCATAATACGACTCACGGTACCAAAGATCAAGAAAGAATGCCCGGTTCAATCGGTTCAACTGCAGCTCAGCGCGTCCTCAAGGGCAGACGCATGGCTGGACGCATGGGCGCCGAGAGAGCAACAATTAAAAATTTACAAATTATCGAAATTCAGCCTGACAAAAATTTATTGCTAGTTAAAGGCGCCGTGCCGGGAGCTAATCATGGCCTTATTGAAATTAAAGCTTAA